A portion of the Juglans microcarpa x Juglans regia isolate MS1-56 chromosome 1D, Jm3101_v1.0, whole genome shotgun sequence genome contains these proteins:
- the LOC121241935 gene encoding uncharacterized protein LOC121241935, with protein sequence MDDSENTIRDHEIWGNGMEEIFIDMLYQDAFHSRLKGGKITFREHGVYAQRLTAIGVKVFEVNQVCGKLTRLKGLQCLFTNLLSPKTVVASDKCWENAIRVKSKWGRFCTFGCPEYEELCTIFGASVAYGTMQHASTQLLADSDEERRLDEEMRARSPPTFGNRQGLPIDNDDFIDLMGIVSPSVDAPTQSSHRRQKKKKSEFEVQLSEAVEKVKRTQIARRKQYEDREAVDSSKHRKGSQPTNASNAGYDPISQCATLLSELSPRLDPQQLVCAIKELLNPDMRQFFLSLDAAERDNWARNC encoded by the exons ATGGATGATTCAGAAAACACGATCCGAGATCATGAGATTTGGGGCAATGGCATGGAGGAGATATTCATTGACATGCTTTACCAGGACGCCTTTCACAGTAGATTAAAGGGTGGAAAGATCACTTTTAGAGAGCATGGAGTTTATGCTCAGAGACTCACCGCTATTGGTGTAAAAGTGTTTGAAGTGAACCAGGTTTGTGGCAAACTTACGAGGTTGAAGGGTTTACAATGTCTGTTTACCAATTTATTGAGCCCGAAGACCGTAGTCGCGAGCGACAAGTGCTGGGAAAATGCCATAAGG gTTAAATCAAAATGGGGGAGGTTTTGTACTTTCGGCTGCCCAGAGTACGAGGAGCTGTGCACCATATTTGGCGCTTCTGTTGCATACGGGACTATGCAACATGCGTCAACACAGCTACTCGCAGATAGCGACGAGGAGCGTCGCCTTGATGAGGAGATGCGAGCTCGCAGCCCTCCCACATTTGGCAATCGACAGGGATTGCCCATTGACAATGATGACTTTATTGACTTGATGGGGATCGTGTCACCTTCAGTCGATGCACCGACACAATCATCACATAGGCgccagaagaagaaaaagagcgAGTTTGAGGTACAACTTTCTGAGGCTGTAGAGAAGGTGAAACGCACGCAGATCGCGCGGCGTAAGCAGTATGAGGATCGGGAAGCTGTGGATTCATCAAAGCACAGGAAAGGATCACAACCTACTAATGCCAGCAATGCAGGTTACGATCCGATTAGTCAGTGTGCGACATTGCTCAGTGAGCTTTCCCCAAGACTGGATCCTCAACAACTTGTTTGTGCAATTAAGGAATTACTAAACCCAGATATGCGGCAGTTTTTCTTGTCATTGGATGCCGCCGAGAGGGACAATTGGGCCCGTAATTGTTAA